Proteins encoded in a region of the Nicotiana tomentosiformis chromosome 9, ASM39032v3, whole genome shotgun sequence genome:
- the LOC104085241 gene encoding trans-cinnamate:CoA ligase, peroxisomal-like — MDRLPKCGANYVPLTPLTFLTRASKCYANRISIIHGGVRFTWSQTYERCCRLASSLRSLNIVKNDVVSVLAPNVPAMYEMHFAVPMAGAVLNAINTRLDAKNIAVTLKHSEAKVFLVDYEYLEIAKKALELLVADFERSKTSEMLMPLVIVIDDINSPTGIRLGELEYEQLVFQGNPSYIPEEITDEWDPITLSYTSGTTSEPKGVVYSHRGAYLSTLSLILGWEMGTEPVYLWSLPMFHCNGWTFTWGIAARGGTNICIRNTTAQEMYTNIVSHNVTHMCCAPIVFNILLEAKPYEYRPITTRVQILTGGAPPPAPLLEKIERLGFHVVHAYGLTEATGPALVCEWQQKWNKLPSENKSKLKARQGVGILTLADVDVKNFKNMQSVPRDGKSIGEICLRGSSIMKGYFKNDKANSEVFKNGWFFTGDVGVIHSDGYLEIKDRSKDVIISGGENISSIEVENAIMRHPNVVEVSVVAMPHFRWGESPCAFVIMSKNSEVKEVDIIAHCRSNLPGFMVPKKVKFVEELPKTGTGKVQKHHLRAIAKTFVISEKSNQISKKTSQVNREKTRYYDQNQEQILALSRL, encoded by the exons ATGGATAGATTACCAAAATGTGGAGCAAATTATGTGCCTCTAACTCCTCTTACCTTCTTAACAAGAGCCTCCAAATGTTATGCCAATAGAATATCCATCATCCATGGTGGTGTCCGTTTCACATGGAGCCAAACCTACGAGCGTTGTTGTCGCCTCGCCTCCTCTCTTCGATCCCTAAACATTGTCAAAAACGACGTG GTTTCAGTGTTGGCTCCAAATGTCCCAGCAATGTATGAAATGCATTTTGCTGTGCCAATGGCAGGCGCTGTGTTGAATGCCATCAATACAAGGCTAGACGCTAAGAACATTGCAGTCACTCTCAAACACTCTGAAGCCAAAGTATTTCTTGTTGATTATGAATACTTAGAAATTGCTAAAAAGGCCCTCGAACTTCTAGTTGCCGACTTTGAGAGGTCCAAAACTTCTGAAATGCTAATGCCTCTTGTCATTGTCATTGATGACATCAACTCCCCTACCGGAATCCGGCTAGGCGAGCTCGAGTACGAGCAATTGGTGTTCCAAGGGAATCCAAGTTACATCCCTGAAGAAATTACCGATGAGTGGGATCCAATTACCTTAAGTTATACATCAG GTACGACTTCAGAGCCCAAGGGAGTTGTGTACAGTCATAGAGGAGCATATTTGAGCACTTTGAGTTTAATATTAGGCTGGGAAATGGGTACTGAGCCTGTCTACTTATGGTCCTTGCCAATGTTTCATTGCAATGGATGGACTTTCACTTGGGGCATAGCTGCAAGAGGTGGGACTAATATTTGCATTCGCAATACTACAGCCCAAGAAATGTACACAAACATAGTGTCACATAACGTTACACACATGTGTTGTGCACCTATTGTTTTCAACATCCTTCTTGAAGCCAAACCATACGAGTACAGACCCATAACTACCCGAGTCCAAATTCTAACAGGTGGCGCACCACCACCTGCGCCACTTTTAGAGAAAATCGAGAGACTCGGGTTCCATGTGGTTCATGCTTATGGACTCACAGAAGCCACTGGACCAGCCCTTGTATGTGAATGGCAACAAAAATGGAACAAATTGCCTAGTGAAAATAAATCCAAGTTGAAAGCAAGACAAGGAGTTGGGATTTTAACACTAGCAGATGTTGATGTGAAAAATTTCAAGAATATGCAAAGTGTGCCACGAGATGGAAAATCAATAGGGGAAATATGTTTACGAGGGAGTAGTATTATGAAAGGGTATTTCAAGAATGACAAAGCGAATTCGGAAGTGTTTAAAAATGGTTGGTTTTTTACAGGAGATGTTGGAGTAATTCACTCAGATGGGTATTTAGAAATTAAAGACAGAAGCAAAGATGTGATAATTTCAGGTGGGGAAAATATTAGTAGTATTGAAGTTGAAAATGCAATTATGAGACATCCAAATGTAGTAGAAGTTTCTGTTGTGGCAATGCCACATTTCAGATGGGGTGAAAGTCCATGTGCATTTGTTATTATGAGCAAAAATTCAGAAGTTAAAGAAGTTGATATTATTGCTCATTGTAGGTCAAATTTGCCAGGATTTATGGTACCAAAAAAGGTGAAATTTGTTGAAGAATTGCCTAAGACTGGAACTGGGAAAGTACAGAAACACCATTTGAGAGCAATAGCTAAGACTTTTGTTATTTCGGAAAAGTCAAATCAAATAAGCAAAAAGACAAGTCAAGTCAACAGGGAAAAGACGAGATATTACGATCAAAATCAGGAGCAGATTCTTGCTTTGTCTCGTTTATAG